The Halobacillus ihumii genomic sequence GCAATTCCATCACCCGTTACCTCCTGGGCATTTGAGGTATATGAATAAAGCTGACCACATCCTCCTGTTGCCAACACCACATGAGGTGCCAGGATATCCTGCAGGTTTCCATCCTTTGATTTACTTCTTACCCCATTACAAGATCCATCTTCCTGAATCAGAAGTTCATACACCGATTCATCTTCATATATTTGAATATTTGATCCCAATTTTTCCAATAGCCCATCAACAATCCTGCGCCCTGTCTGATCACCACCCCCGTGAATAATTCGGGCATGGCTGTGTGCTCCTTCTTTTCCCAAGTGAAGGCCGCCTTCTCTGTCATAATCAAACTGACAGTTATAACCGATTAACTCTTGAATGATATCCGGTGCTTCTGCAGTAAGTTTCCAGACAGCCTCGTGATCATTCACATATCTACCCGCATCAATCGTATCCTGAAAATGTGAAGCAGGATGATCGTCCTCTCCCATTGCAGCCGCTATCCCCCCTTGAGCCAGGAAGGAATTACTTTGCTGCATTTTTGACTTTGTGAGAACAATCACATGCAAGCGCCTGGAAATATGCACGGCAAGCTGCAATGCAGCGATTCCGCTTCCTACAATGATGACATCTGCTTTCCGCAAAACATCTCACCTCTATTTTTACATATGTATTGACACATATCTTTACATATATTTTAATGGATTACAAGGGATTTGTTAAGGGGGATTATCACATATGAAATATTTCGACTATGCAGCCACTTGTCCAATAGGCAAGGAAGCTCTCCAAGCCTACATAAAAGCATCTAAGGAATTCTTTGCCAATACTCGCAGTGTTCATGATGAAGGATCAAAAGCTGATAGATTAATAGAACATTGCCGTGAAAGAATGGCAGAACTACTGCAAGTTGCAGCAGAGGGAATCACTTTTACGAGCGGTGGTACCGAAAGTAACTTGCTGGCATTATATGCTCTTGCCCGTGCCGGGACAGGTAAGCATATCGTGGTCTCTGCAGGTGAACATTCATCGATCCATAACATAACGGCTAAACTGGCAGAAGAAGAAGGATATGAATTGAGTATTATTCCGATGACGAAAGACGGGTTGGTAAATGTAGAGGAGTTGAATCAGGTTATTCGGGAAGATACCTCATTCGTTTCGATTCAACATGTAAATGCCGACCTTGGAACGATCCAGCCGCTTGAATCCATTTCTGAAATCTGCCGAGAAAAACGTACGTTATTGCATAGTGATTGTGTACAATCTTTTGGAAAAGTAGAAATGGATAAAGTCACTTCATTAGTCGACAGCTTTTCCATTTCAAGTCATAAAATTTACGGACCTAAAGGCGTGGGGGCATTATATATCAGCCCATCCCTCTCCTTTACTCCTTTTCTTCCTAATGTGTCCCATGAGAACGGCGTTCGTCAAGGTACTTTAAACACTCCAGGCATCGCCGCTTTCACGACAGCTGCTGAAATGTGTTTAAATAAGCTCGAAAGCCATCAAGCGCACATAAAAAATTTAAAGAAAGAATTTCTTACTTTATTAGAAGAGTCAGGGATGTGTATAAAGGCTGTCGGATCAGAAGTTGACTCCTTTGTACCTGTGCTTGGCCTTTGTATCCACGAAATTGACGGTCAGCACATGATGCTCGAAGGAAATCGCCGCGGCTACTTTTTTTCAACAGGAAGCGCATGTCAAGTAAGAAGCGGCGGCCCGCCGAGAACTTTGCTATCGATGGGGTTAGCTGAAGAGGAAGCGAAAACCTTCATTCGTATTTCGTTTGGCGTGGATCAGTCATTAGAGGATGTGAAAGGGTTAGCGCATTGCCTTAATGAGGTGATCAGTGAGCGTATAAAGGTTGTTAGAAAGTGATGGGGTTATCGAAAATAATCCGAACTAATACGTTCGGATTATTTTATGCCTTATTCAGTTTTGGCCAATTTTCTCCCTGATTTTTTTATAATTAAAATCAGGAATATTCGCCCAGCGTTCACGCATCTTATGGGCTGCCAACTTCGGTTTCCGTTCACGAGTAAAAATTCCTTTCTTATTACCCTGAACACGAATAACCCCTTGACTCGTTTGGAAATCAGCAAAATTCCAAATATGCTCTCCAACAAAATTCTCGAACTGGTCAAAAATTTCGTGGTTCGCATCTAAATACTCAACTTGATATTCTTCTGTGAACATAACAGGATCAACATCATGGAGACCAGCAATCGTATCTGCTCCATACTCTGTCATAATAATTGGTTTTCCAGGACATCGTTCTTCCCATCCTTCAAACTCTTCTTTCAACTTCGCTTTTGC encodes the following:
- a CDS encoding IscS subfamily cysteine desulfurase; amino-acid sequence: MKYFDYAATCPIGKEALQAYIKASKEFFANTRSVHDEGSKADRLIEHCRERMAELLQVAAEGITFTSGGTESNLLALYALARAGTGKHIVVSAGEHSSIHNITAKLAEEEGYELSIIPMTKDGLVNVEELNQVIREDTSFVSIQHVNADLGTIQPLESISEICREKRTLLHSDCVQSFGKVEMDKVTSLVDSFSISSHKIYGPKGVGALYISPSLSFTPFLPNVSHENGVRQGTLNTPGIAAFTTAAEMCLNKLESHQAHIKNLKKEFLTLLEESGMCIKAVGSEVDSFVPVLGLCIHEIDGQHMMLEGNRRGYFFSTGSACQVRSGGPPRTLLSMGLAEEEAKTFIRISFGVDQSLEDVKGLAHCLNEVISERIKVVRK